A window of Aptenodytes patagonicus chromosome 1, bAptPat1.pri.cur, whole genome shotgun sequence genomic DNA:
CCAGCTAGTAGAAAGCCATTTCCTGCCAATAGTGATAGCCAGCATAAGCTTAATGACTTTTGGAAGTCTGAAACTAGGATAAAAGGGAGTGGGGGGTGCCTTATAAATCTCTCAGTTGGGAACCGTTCTTCATGTTATCAGTATATTTGATTACTGGAGCTGTCGGCAGTGAGCTAGCTGCAAGCTGTTTAGCATAACCATACTTCCACTGCTTTTTGTAAAGTCTAACTTAAAAGTGCTAATTTAAAGTGCTAGGGAAATGTCTGCCACGTCTGTGAGGTGCTCGCTGAACAGAGAAACACATCTGATTGCAATCAACAGCATCTTGTGTCTGACTTAAGTGTCTCTTTTCTTCAGCCTTGCGGCATGTAGTCTCTCTGGGATTCCCGGTGAGCCAAGATGTGTAGACTGAATTCTTTTAAGTAGTCTTCCATCATGTGCATTGGGTTGTAGAAGCTAAACATGAAAAGGCCACCTAATAGTAAATCAGTCTGGGGTGAGTTACTGTTGTGGGATGCACAGACAGAATTggtaggggaagggaaggggtaaGTGACCTAGAAACAACCATTTGAAAAATAAGTCTTGCCTCTTGGGACACTTAACACCAGATTGGATTAGACAATAGAAAATTTACAGTGGGGAACATCTTTTGCATTAACTAGATTAAACTTCTGCTATCCCTGATGAAGATGGGTGTAGTAAAACCACGTGTCTAATCTAAAGCCCATACAAAAGCTGAAAGAGCTGCACGGCTTGCATCTGTCACCTGAGCTTGTTGGATATCCAGGTTCTGCAATCTCCCTACACATGGTTTGCTGTCTCTAGGAGGCAACACCAGGTTTGCTTCAGGAAAGCCCTTTGCACCAAGTTCTTGCAAAACTGAGAAGTGAAAGCAGTTGCTTTTTCTGAGAATGACTGACTGTTTTGATGAAGCAAGGAGTCCCCTTCCAGAGATGAGCAAGGCACTCCCCTCCTTTCTGTTTCTGACGAGGCTCTGGAAGGATTTGGAGAGCAAAAGATTGCCTTATTTAATGATACGTTCAAAGTTAATCTTCTTCACCTTCAGACTGGAAAGGTAGAccatttattgttgttttctgcaCACACTGGGTCCTCTTTCCACAAATCAGACAGCTGTTGGAAATCTTCCTGTCTTGCTCCTGTTACAGTACCCTGGATTTTTTATTAGAGTCTTTATTTCATGATGTGCTAGAAAATGTTTGGCCCTTTGTGGCATTAtaaccttttccttctttttaatctATTTCTTCCCAAATAAGTCAGAAGGAAAATTGCACTATTTCAACTTTGTGATAGTGCCTACCTGAAAGGGATCCTATATGAAGGGCTCACGAGGATCCTAAAGCACCTTAACTTGACCTCATGTTTCCATAGTGCTAACATAAAAAGTGGAAGTTAATGACttgaaatactttccttttttaaatgtaattattctGGTTGCCTAACGTCTGGTATTGTAACCTGAATCCTGATCATATCAGCAGTTTGCTCCTTGGCTTTAAAGCTGAGGACAGCAGCAAACCATAATGTTGAACTTCATGGGCACAACCTGTGCTTTTGGCCATGTTGTGTTTCATAAATATGTGATGGTGTattgatgaaaaataaaagagtCTTCCTCAGCGCTAAAGGAACTggtggtgaggaaaaaaaaccaaccagtaATGTAAACAGCTTTTAACTTTTTTGCCAAGGCAAGTGGCTGGTATGAAAAGACAAACATGGAAATTTTTTCAGGCAGCAAGCTCAATGGCATTTTGCTGTGGTGGGGTTATTGTATCTTCCTGTGTTGAAAGCCTGCTGGCTTTCCTTGGGTGTCTTGGTTTTGCAGATACGATAGTGGGGAAGTTTTATGTTAAAAGTGTTACTTGGCCCTGTAATCGTAATATAATTTAATGATCAACAGGACTATCTTTAGCCTCTGCATAAAGGGAGAAACCTCCTGACTTCACATACTTGGTTTGATGCAAGGGATGTCTTTCACTTCACTCATTTCTGTTAACTGTCTGCCATGCACATCAGACCTGTTAACATACCATGCCCGGTGTAATCCAGGCCTTCCCTCAGTTGTTTTTGCTCAGATTTTTCCATCAATGTGCCCAAACAACGGCATGGAGGAGCCTCTTCCTTCTATGAGGGAAGGAGGATTTGGCCTCTGTTTCTTCAGTCTTGGAGTGTCCCAGGATTGTTTATTATTTATATCTATGAGTAAAAACcatagaaatatataaatataaataaatgaaacccaGGATAGATATGTTCTTTATGAACAGGATTATCTTTCATAATTTTAGGTGGCTAACTTTTAAGCATTTAGTCTGGGCTGTGTCTTCAGATGCAAGCCTGTATGCACTTGAAGTGAAGCGCCATGTGGTGTGCTtgcctctcttccctttctgccccGAGCCCAGGCAGCTATCTTGGGTTCAGCATCTTGCTTTCAGACAGCGGCAGCGAGGCAAGATCCATCACGCCCAGCCTTTCCCTGCGTTCGACCTGCGTAGAGAAAATCTGGTGGGCACCTGATGTGCAGCATGGTGGCGGTGGCACCCGCAGCTGTGAAAGTCTGTCCCCGGGGGGGGTCTGGAAACACAAACCTGCAGCAAGAGGTTTTTGGAAGATAAGGGGTAGAAGTGAGGTGAATTGCATGCAGCGACCATGAGTCCCTCGGATCACTGCTGGTGGAGGATGGTGGCGTCTGAGAAATGCTGCCTGCTTCACCCCGGCGTATAGCTGTGGCAGCTCTTGGTTGTTGGGAAAAGGCACTACGGTTTCTGCCTTTAAACACCTTCATATGTAACTGCAGTTGCATCAGTAAATCTCTCGTGCTGGGATTGGTTTTCATGGGCTTCACTGAGAAACTCAGTTTTAGGGAAGATAAAACTCTTCATTTATAACTGTGTTACTGAGTTTTGGTAAcccctaaaaataaaacttttaaattagTCACTTAATGAGGGCCATGGGAGAGAGAAAATTTTATGGTGGACAGATTTGATCTGAATTTACAAGTCATTCAGCTTTTACGGTCTGTATTTCTTAAACTATTACCAGGAATCATGGTCTAACTCAATCCAGATGCACACTAAAAATGTCAGCGGGGgaaaatcctatttaaaaaaaatgcaccgGTGTGTTTCAAGGGTCCAGGCTGTGTTTCAGTGATTCGCTTCAGCAGGTCCCTGTTGGGACTAGCTGCATTGGGCCAGCCCTGGGGACCAGGCACTGATCGTGCCATGTTTTGGAGCAGGATGAATGTGTCTGGATGTGGGTTTTGGGACTCCCTAGCTGTCTCCAAGCCTGGAGCAGGGGAGCGGCCGGCAGTGCGTGCAGGCAGTGAGTGGGCAGGTGGCTGGAGATAAACCCACGGCCACATGCAGGAAAGCTGGTGCTGGGCCTGAGCCCGGGGGGCTGAAACTGCTCTCCGAAACCACACCACGCAGGATGGGCTGCCGCACAGTGCTCTCGAGGCAGGCGCCCGCAGCACGGCCTCCCTCGCTGGCCCCCgggcttcctctccttcggctgCTGGGCTTGCTGTCGGTCTGTTGCTAGAGCATTTTTCTCACTTGCATGTCACTAGCAGTTGGTGTGaattgccccttttttttttttcctcccccccccccctactttaaaaagtaaaaggttTCAGGGGGTTGTTGCGGgggtgctggcagtgctgctcCGGGGGCGTGAGTGTGGAGCAGGATGAGGGAGGTGTGCCAGCCCAGGGTccaggtgtgtgtgtgcacgggcCTGCAGCGGCCTGAGAGAGCACCCGGGCATAGAGGAGGGGAGGGCTGCATCGCTGggtgggaggagagaagaggggaacAAAAGTCCAGGTTTTGGAAGAAGGAGGTGCTGGAAATAAACTTCTCAGCTGCAGAAGTGCAGCTTGGGAGAGTCCCAAATGTGGTGGTAGGCACCTGGGGTTTGGGATTGAGAAGGGCTGGCAACCTTGTCACGACATGCAGCAGTGCTCCCCTTACTGACTCCGTCTCCTTTCCTGCCGCCTCATCTGCTGTGGTTCTGCCAGTCCTTACTCAGCCTGCGTCAGCTCCTTGTACAAAGCTTTCCATAGCTTCTCCTGTACaaactcctaaaaaaaaaagtaattacctAATGCTGTAAGTTGCATagtttgtttctggttttctttaacATCCCGGTGGTCTGTGAGTAAATGTTATCCCCGCTGTGCAATGGGAGATCTAACTGTGCAGCTACTTGCATAGGAGCACATCGTGAGGAAGAGTAAGTACAAACTTTCTAGTTGTTATTCCTTCAGAACTTGCTTCCCTCCCAAGCAAAAGCACCACTTTGACCTCATCCTTAAGCCCTTGTGTATTTGTGTACCTAGATGTCGACTTGTGACCCAACTCCTTTTTGATGCCTGGAGAGAGAGATGATGCTTGTCTGAGCCACGTTTCAGCAGTAAGCTTGACATCATTTACAATGCAACGTAACTGTATTCTCCGCCGGCCTGTGACTTGACATTAGCTGTGCCGTGTGCCTGTACTTAGCCATCTTGCTTTAAAACCCTGCTGTATTTTACTGGACTGCTGAAATTTGGACTAGTAAAACACTGGTATATGAATATTGAAAAGATGCTGTGCAACTCACAGTAGGCACTAGGTAATCTGTAAGGTTAACAGAGTGGGAATTATCAGTGAAATGTTCATTATTTGTGCTTTGCTCTACATGAGGCAGCTAAGCGTGACTGCTCCCTCAAGCCTGGCAGGCTTGGCTCTGCCCAGCTCCCATCATCAGCCCATCCACTGCAGCAGTGCGACCTTGGCCTCAGCCCCCCAAACCACGGCTCAGGGCTGATGAGGGGCAGAGAGTACATTTTGGTGGTGCCTAAGGGACTGGCCTTCTGTTTGTGCACGTTATGCAAATATCGAAGAGGCAGTAACCCCTCCTCTAGCGATTTAAAAACCTAAACTGATCCTGTTCACATGAATAGATGCTAACTGTTTTAACTGCTACTTGTTCATTACACTTCCTATCTCTTTGACCTTTGTTTCAATAGGCTTTGtatcttttgtcttttttcctctctcactttCTAATCCAGAGACCTGTTGCAAGGGTTATTATTTAGAAAGTgctttgtacctttttttttttttaaagaacacagaAATCAAACATATTAAGGTAGGAAAAGACATGAACTAATtcattttcttggtttgtttttaaacgtTGGACTTTATCATTATCTCAATACATATTTTTCAAGGAACCATCACAGCCAGGCTACGTCTAGCAGGATTTCCCTCACTGAACAGCTTTAATCCATTACCTGAGGTGCTGGAGGCCAGGCTGCCCTAGATAAGCACTGCATAGGCACTTGGGCGGCTCCGCAGAGTCAGCCGAGGTTGACCACAGCTGACACGGAGCTTACAGCTAGGTCCCCTGCACTCTTGACTTCTCCTCCGTAGTCCTCTACATCTCCTGCTCGAGCTCCTCCTGGTCTGGGGAGTTTATTAGTACTGGAGAAATACTGGAGTTGACATGACAGTGTTGAACGTGCCCTGCTTTGGTACAGAAAGAGGGGAGTCAGGGCCAGGATCCCCAAAGCCTTCTTCAGCAGCATCTCAGATACCCCAAGGCTTCCTGGCTCTGGCTggctctgtgctgggctgctcGCCTTCCTTACATTGTATTTCTGATCTGGGCACAGCGCTGGAAAACCCTGAGCTGCTTCTGGACACATCCAGCTCGAGGCCAGGGTACGCTGGGGCAGACTGCTGCACTGCGCAAAAGCAACTGAATTACTGCTAGAAACAAATTGCCTCTGGATGCTGTGCAGCTGTATTCCCTGGTGCTGCATTTTAGCTACCAAGTCTAATGCGATTCAAGCTAGTTTTGTGTTGAACCAACTCTGGCGAAAAATATTGTCCTGTGactgtttagaagaaaaactCTAGGAAACGAATCTCAGCTTGTTTGTTGGTTTAATATGCAACGTCGGGCAAATAACTTAATCTCTCTGTCTCCATTTACCCCATGTATAGGAGGTTTTATAATCCTGAAAAAAGTGTGGTGAAGATTATtgtttataaagtgctttgaaccttatttttaaaataatagaaataggaggggaagaaagaaaaccatcTAGGATCTTAATCTTAATTTATTTCCATGGAGTTGTTTCTAAACacatgatcaaaaaaaaaaaagaatgtgaacTCCCAGTTCAGACAAGCAAACAAATCtaatgtttggaaatggttttttttctggctgtgttAGGCTCTCAGCGGGAACAGTGATTGTATCATCATCTGCTTGAGAATTTACAATTACATTACCAAGTATCCAGGCACAGCTTTTCAGTCATGCTTTATACAAATTGCACACTTGAGCAGTGCGACAAGCCATCATCATTAACTTTATTTCTGCGAAGGAGACTTCCTCACGGTGGTGAGTGCATGCTGCCTGAATGCCATCTGCAAGTTTCTTCTAATGAAATCGTCAGCGTGGCCTGATGGGCCAGCGAGAAATCCCAGCGCACAAAATGGTCTCGCTGTCAGCACTGGAGTAACTCAGCACCCTGAAGCGCTGCACTGAGTGGTTCAACTACCCTCCATCACATACGGTTAATAAGAATTGCCATACTTTGTTCACCTTAGGAAGGAGATGAATCATACCAATTCTTTTCAATTTATCTTCATCGAAGGGCTTCACAGGCTCTTGatcattcttgtctttctcttttgaACTCCCTCCAATTCTTTGTACAAAGCACATCTCAGattcatttttaagtgttttgtggggtttttttaataactgtgcAATACAGCTTTTCCTTTGGGGATGGCCCTGGAGCTGCATACTGGATCTATAGTTACTTAGGCTTCTTGACCtgaattgctttcatttttatttttttttagctacatTTGTGAACTTACTATATGTTTATGAACTGATACAGGGGCAGTTTCATCAGTTTTAGCTGCTGAAAACCAACAATATTACTGTGCTCTGCTTGATGCGCTCAGGGTATAAACATATGCGACGTTGACTAGGAAATGAACGTCAACATCTTCTGAGTAACAATTTTATTGAGCTGTCCATTAGGGTAGTAGTAGATTTTTCTCCCTGAGaaaaattttaacatttcttttaaaaacaaataaaaaataataatctcctGGGGGTGATCCATCCAACAAGAGACAGCCAGTTGAGGTTCCTGGGAATTCAGGTTTAAAACCTTCCTCTCAAACCGGAAGCACATCAGGTATCTCATGGGTATCTCATGGATGTGTCGTGGTATCTGGGGTTAAAAGTCTGTCTCTCCTGCCCATAGTTCCCTTCTCATGATTAATGGTCTCCAACATCCCCAAACTGGGAGCCCAAGAGAACCCTCACAGAGAAGACACTGCAGCTTTACGGTTACAATATATAACCTGGGATACAGGAGATGCATCTTCAAATTCTTCTGAATAAAGTAGAGTAGCGATTTCAGCCTGGATCTCCAGCTGACTATGGTGGTGTCAATCTTTCTTTACATTTAACACAAAATTTTGTCCTGAGAAGCCCTTCCCTAAAATTTTGTCCAAAAGGATGTATTTTCTCACGCACACACAAGTTTTAGTCGATGAAGGAATCCCTAATCAGGCCCAGTAATGAATCcctgcaggagatgctgctgggtTTTCCCAGAAAACAAATGCTCTATATGAAGCTTTCTTGCAGTAACTGCGGTGTTAGTGACCCTTGGTTATCTCCATGCACCCTGACCAGTGCCTGCgagctgcagggagcagagcccagaCTCTGTGGGTGGGAGACTCTGGGTAAATGTCCTGTACTGGTTGAGGGAGGTTACAAACATTTCCATCCTTGGAGTGACTCTAACTCAGCTGGCTGAGGTCCTGGACAGCCTGGTCTAACTGACCCTGTTTAGAGGGGAGGGTTAGACCTGCAGCGGTCCCTTCCGACCTAATTAATCCTATGATTCTTACTCGGATTTCCATCTCCTTTGCAAATGGACAGACTTGCCCTCATACTGGCTATTTTTTCATGAAGCACCATGCAGCACTGCCACATTTATGCCGTCAAGCACACAGTGACACAAATGGCCTTGTTTGTTGATGTATCTGATGTTTCTGTACAGATGCTGTACCAGTTCTCGGACTGACAGACCCAAGACTCTGCTACGTACTGGATGGATTCCTCTTCATTTACGCAGTCGTCATGACAGCCCTTTTTGTGAAAGCGAAGGTCAGTCTATCCAAACACTGATGCATTTGGCTTTGGTGGTGTAAACAAATTGGGCTTAGCTGgaaggtgggggtggggaggaagcatGTCTCTTAGAAtaagacctttttatttttttattttctcctttttgttttttgggtttttctttactttcctccttttctggtgCCAGCCTGAGCAATCTGGGGGAGTTCTTTCTGAGGGCTCACAAATGGAGGGGAAGAGAGTATCTGAGACTATTTTGATGCTAGAGTTACGGATGCAGTCAGACATTCTGGATATCATAGCTGGGAAATGCCTGATCAACAGTGATgtggtttcttctgctgctttgtcATTGGAAAGAGAGGAGGGGATATACAGAAAATTCAGTATAAATGCCAAGCTTGTGAAGGATGTATTAAAATGTCTCAAGAAGTCAGACATCTTTGATAGTATGAGTGTAATGATGCAAATGATATAACCCCAACAACCACAGGAGAGGAGTCAGGGGGACGGGACAGACACAACTTGATGGGCTGTTGTTACCATCCAGCAGCTGTTCAGCATCTAGGGAGACACTTAGTGGCTTTAGTGCActtccacagaagaaaataacGTAATGTGGTGAAGGCATGTACATTTCCAGACACGTACGTGCTCTGAGAGCTCTGCTAATCATAGGGGAGGAGCTGTCTGCCTCTCCCCGGCACAGGGCACTCCAATGCAATGGTGCAATGGCCAAAAGGTGTCTTGACTGCTGTCTGCACATCTGGCCCAGCCTCCCCCCAGAAGCAAAGGCTTGCTGCACTTGGGATCTCAGCTTGCTTCTCGCCAGGTCGTGGCTGAGATCACCAGCAGGAGCCCTGACAGGGGGATGTTGTGCTGCTGCTAGTGCCCTACCGGCTCTTCGGTGGGATCATTTCTCAGGACTGCAAAGCCAGTGCTGAAcccagagggagggagggatgtttGGCGGAAATGAGCAGAACTCGGTAACCGTGAAGGAGAAACCTTTTTTGTTGCCAGCGTAAATCCTGACTGCAGATGAAAGTGCTGCTCTAGGATTGGAAGTCTTTTTGAGGCTGCTAGAGGGATGAGCCTCTGGGGCACACGGAGCGTGCACTGTAccagctggcaggagctgtgcaCCTTGCCCTGTGCAGGGCGAGATCGCGATAGTTGAAGAGGGCTCAGCAAAGCATCCAAGGAGGAGCATGCACCTGGcacagggagctgctgcagccgTGGTGCACTCGCCAGCCGCTCTTCCTCCCTCACCCAGAGCGTGTCTTAAGCGTGCTGCTGCGGGGGCAGAAACCTGTGTGGTTTCTCCCGCTGGGGCTCcctgcaggggcagagctggagctggaaatGGCTCCTGGTCAGAGGCAGTGGCCCTCACCTTTAGGTCTGGGAGCACTCGCTGTCCTCCTGATGTGCCTAGCTGTTTGCTGGTAACATGCATAGCGTTCAGCTGCAGCAAATAAGCTGTTGCATGAaggaaggcagcagaaggaaggggaaagcCATGCCTCTGGTTACACTGGAGTCTTGCAGCCGAAAGCAGCAGAGGCGCTGCAGCTGAAACGCCACCATAAAGCACCAAGAAGCTGGTCGGGCATTTTCCAAGGGGCCTCTGTCTTGTCCCAAACTTAGGACTTTTTTATAAATCTTCCAAGCTGTGTCATACCTCTAACCTCGCCTCCTGGCTGAAGGAATTGTTTGTGGAGGCTTTTGCCAAGGGCACAGCCTCGTCTCTGTTGTGAGCTTTTTATTTATGGACCACATGGACGATGCACGTGAACATTTAGGCTCCATTGCAAGAAACATGGGTTAGATGCTTGGTAAATTACTGGCCCCACCAAAGGTTCAGTGGCAATAATGGCACTTTCGTGGGGCAAGTGGTGGGGTAGGTAACTTGTACCTACtacaaatatgattttaaaaaacaaagtcaagtTTATCCTATGCCTAAAAACAAACCCATCTAGAAAGTTGcttttaataaagattttaacGTATGAGAATACCTCAAGAAGGTTAAAGCAGTACAGAATGTAGTTTGACACTGTTTTTTGAAAGGACTGGAACACAAAGTAGCTGCTCTCACTGGCCTAAAACTGcccttttttcctgaaagtttgGCCCAGCAATTAACTGCTCATAAATATTGTGAGGAGTAGCCCAAGAGTAGCTACAGAAGGGAAATTCTTTACCTACTCGTTAGTTGCCACTCATGCTAACTTACCATGGTGGCACTGCAGCTCCGCAAGCCAGGTGCCGCTCCCGACAGGCGTGGGGATCCCCTGTGCCCTCTGAAGCTGAGGACACCCAGGAACTTTGCAGGCAGCACTTTTGCTGGGGGGCTGGGGTCTCGGGGGGTGCTTTTGGTTGTTAGCAGCCCCAGATACCCAGTTTTTCTTAACACAGGCTGCAAGTATGATTTTATAGCCTGATGGAGCTACTTTCAATAGCACAGCATTATGATATGCACAGAATAGGAATGCAAAagcagaaggggggaaaaaaaaacaaaccacagataCTTTGAGTAGCAGTGAACTGGTGTTACATGCAAGTAAAACGGCCTGGCTGCTGACAGCAACCTGGCGTGTGGATAAAAGTGCTAGCGCAGCAGTGGCTTGTATTGCCTGTAGCCTTATCGGTGCCACAGGTTGGCTGCTTATGGGTTGCCCTGTTTCTGATGCGAGTAGGGAGAGAGGGAACGAAAGCACTAAACGGAGCCACTATCTCTCTGCTCATGGTATGGTCTTTCTTCCAGCTTAGCCAGGCCTCTGAACCACAGCTGCGACCGGGCCAGGATGATGTGTATAATGTAAGTAACTactggcttttgtttgtttgttttcaaatctgcTACCCAGAACAGACCTTTTTGGGCACTTATAGATAGTGAATTGCCTGTGGTTCAGAAAAACTTGATGACCCAGCTAACGAAAGCGATATACCCAAatgtgcagcacagcagctgtaaggaggaaaaataaaacctgacaagGGCAGCTTCTGTTGTCACTTGTCTGGCTGGATGCTAGATAGATAGGTGGACTGTAGGTTCCTGATTTGATGCACTGAGCTGAAGGTATACCAGGAACCCAGACCATTTCAGAGGCAGTGCTCGGTGTGCTGCACCATGTAACACGCCTGCGAgagttctgtgtgtgtgtgcagccacCGGACTGTTATATGTAATGTGCGCACCCCAACTTCGTGCCCAGCCCTCTGCAGTTGGCTTGCAGCTCTCGCCAATTGCTGTTCCTCGGGCGACTCACAGGCATGCTGCCACCCATATTGCCGGTGTTGTTGCCGTTGATGTCATTCCTGTTGACGCAGGAATGCTGCGTTGCTGACTTTGGGCGATTGTAGCTCTTGTATCATTGTGTGTGTGGAGCCTGAGTCATCGCAGCCCAGCTGTCTCCGTCCCGGAGCTTTCCTGTTGCCTGGCAGCGTAAGACCTGTTGTACCAGATCGTACTAGAGGCATACCTTGTCCGCTGTGCCCTGACTGTAGCCAGCATCAGATGGCTCTTCAGGTAGTGAAAGAGGACAGAGACAAGATCCTGTCTGTCCTTCCTAGCTAAATTGCTCACTCATAGTAGCATTAAACTCTAGCTATTTTTGCTATGTCTAGTTgtcttttgattttaatttttcttttctctcacacTTTTGACCATAGCCACATCCTGTGATGAGTTCTATTGTTTAACTGTGTAATGTATGAAGACTAATgcgttttttttcagtttaagaaGTGTTGCCTGTCACCTTTTCAGTAGCACTCTGTCAGCTGTGTTATTCTGACCTGAAATCTCTCCTTTGCCCTCTTCCAAGGTAACCTTTCCCAGATAAGAAATGTGTTGCACATAAAATTTCTACAGCCACTTGATGCAAATTTAGACGAGCTGTTCTGCAAGAAAAACCAAGCTCGTGGATCTTCACCCACCAGTGGGAGAGAAAGCATGAAAGTCAGAGTCCCTCCCCCTTGCGTGCTCTCATTTTCAGCTCATTTCTACTTAAGAAAGGTTCTTGATGCAGTGGCTTGCAGTTTTGTGCTGCACAAACCACTTGTTGTCATTTCCATGGCTTAATCGTAGAAATTTTTGTTGGCAGTTGCATTACGGGGTAAAATAATTTCTAGCTCGGCTATAATACTCATGAAGTTGGACACCAAACTGggttccctttcttttcctgtgttaAGTCAAGATCTATTTTCTCATGATCATAATGTCCGTCACTGCTTCTTGCTTTCTCGTTTCAGAAACTGTCTCGTGGGCACAGAGATGAATATGATGTTCTGGGGGCAAAGCGCGGTGCAGACCCTGAGCTGGGTGGGAGACACCAGGTAACTTCCTCCCACACatgcaccttttttcttttaatctggtTCCTTCCTTCTCATGTCTAACCGCTGTTTAGACATGCAGGCATTCATCATACGTTTGCTAAGCACCAGTGCCTTCCTGGAGAGGGAACGGCAAAATCTGTGTAGTAACTCATGCGGCTGGCAGCGTGGCGGGGACAAGAGTaaaccttccccctcccctttgaTCTttgcccctcgccccccccccccgtcacttTGCTGAGAGCTTGCAGCCACCCAGAATAGGAAGTGACACCCAGCCTTGGGGCGGATGTGGAGCAGGCAAGGCAGGAGTGGGTGTTTCACGAGAGCTCGCTGCACGTGATGTCGCCAAACAAGTGACAACAAAGTAAAGCGGCAGCCAAAACAACTGTTTCTGCTGCAGAGCCCAAGAGTTTcaaaggaagagggaggggaaaccTTCTGCATCAGCGTGTAGGGCTTGCCTGCAGGTGACAGCTGTAGGGATTGAGCAGAGAAGAGCTAAGTTTTAtcaattattaaaattaaattaattttctgttaaggCAACTTGTTCTCTGGAGCCTTATGGGTGGAGGCAAGATGGGCTGTAACGGGTACGGCACAGCCACAGAGCTGTAGCTGTGCCTTAGAGCAAAGGCACAGGCACACAGGAGGTGGTGGGTAGGGGATGCTGGTACTGTAACACGTGGGcaactttcttcttttgttttacagcagagaagaaagaaccCTCAGGACACCGTCTACACTGTGAGTAGAGAGagctggaaggaaaggagagggagggatggcTGGAAATAGGAGTTTCTATTTCACAGGAGACTTTTTCCCCCTACCCAATTTCAGCTTTGGTTCAAACTTAACAGCTGCTTTCAAAGACTTCTCTTCCCTTCTACCCCTccttttttcatagaaaatttcT
This region includes:
- the CD247 gene encoding T-cell surface glycoprotein CD3 zeta chain isoform X2, which codes for MKWRRIVIFAILQAQLPVTDAVPVLGLTDPRLCYVLDGFLFIYAVVMTALFVKAKLSQASEPQLRPGQDDVYNKLSRGHRDEYDVLGAKRGADPELGGRHQQRRKNPQDTVYTSLQKEKMGEAYSEIGMKGEQRRRGKGNEGVYQGLSAATKDTYDALQMQPLPPR
- the CD247 gene encoding T-cell surface glycoprotein CD3 zeta chain isoform X1, whose translation is MKWRRIVIFAILQAQLPVTDAVPVLGLTDPRLCYVLDGFLFIYAVVMTALFVKAKLSQASEPQLRPGQDDVYNKLSRGHRDEYDVLGAKRGADPELGGRHQQRRKNPQDTVYTSLQKEKMGEAYSEIGMKGEQQRRRGKGNEGVYQGLSAATKDTYDALQMQPLPPR
- the CD247 gene encoding T-cell surface glycoprotein CD3 zeta chain isoform X3, with product MTALFVKAKLSQASEPQLRPGQDDVYNKLSRGHRDEYDVLGAKRGADPELGGRHQQRRKNPQDTVYTSLQKEKMGEAYSEIGMKGEQQRRRGKGNEGVYQGLSAATKDTYDALQMQPLPPR